One Panicum virgatum strain AP13 chromosome 9K, P.virgatum_v5, whole genome shotgun sequence genomic region harbors:
- the LOC120648514 gene encoding zinc-finger homeodomain protein 11-like produces MEQQHQERPREVYRECMRNHAAKLGTYASDGCCEYTPDDGQPAAMLCAACGCHRNFHRKAFLDAAAGAPGGGGFHGAMLTSSPGAPAGYGMHMAIAAAGMGGDGGAHGSAGRRRTRTKFTDEQKERMARFAERLGWRMPKREPGRAPGDDEVGRFCREIGVTRQVFKVWMHNHKAGGGSGGAGAGVAAQTSSSTTRGGVGGVGAGGGSMSPVMGGVGEDDEEVRGSEMCM; encoded by the coding sequence ATGGAGCAGCAGCATCAGGAGCGGCCGCGGGAGGTGTACCGGGAGTGCATGCGCAACCACGCGGCGAAGCTGGGCACCTACGCCTCCGACGGGTGCTGCGAGTACACACCCGACGACGGCCAGCCCGCCGCGATGCTCTGCGCCGCCTGCGGCTGCCACCGCAACTTCCACCGGAAGGCCTTCCTCGACGCGGCCGCGggggcgcccggcggcggcggcttccacGGCGCAATGCTGACCTCCTCCCCCGGCGCGCCGGCTGGCTACGGCATGCACATGGCGATAGCCGCCGCCGGCAtgggcggggacggcggcgcgcacggCTCCGCGGGCAGGCGGCGGACGCGGACCAAGTTCACCGATGAGCAGAAGGAGCGCATGGCGCGGTTCGCGGAGCGGCTCGGCTGGCGGATGCCCAAGCGGGAgcccggccgcgcgccgggGGACGACGAGGTGGGGCGCTTCTGCCGGGAGATCGGGGTCACCAGGCAGGTCTTCAAGGTCTGGATGCACAACCacaaggccggcggcggcagcgggggcgcgggcgccggcgtcgccgctCAGACGTCGTCGTCCACGACgcgtggcggcgtcggcggcgtcggggcAGGAGGAGGGAGCATGTCTCCGGTGAtgggcggcgtcggcgaggacgacgaggaggtgaGGGGAAGCGAGATGTGCATGTAG